Genomic DNA from Paenibacillus sp. KS-LC4:
CATTAAGACGACAGGCAAGCACAAGAAGGTGCTTGATCTATATGCCAAGGCGGAGCATCGCCAGCTTAGCCAATTGCTGCAATGCGCGAGCTTCCTCGTTCCGGATTTTGCGGTGCGTGAGTCTGGCCCGGATTGGGCTAGCAATCGGCATATGAATTTGGTTCGTGAAACGTGGACCTACGCTTATTCTTCCCGCATTGAGGCGAGATTGATTGAAAATTCGCTATATGGTGGAACCATTAAGGAGGCGGCAGCCCGCAAAATCGGGGAACGGATGCAGGAGCTTCCCGATCATCATAGCGGAGAAATCGCGAATGCGCTGCTACAGGCACTGCTTATGGGCTTGCAGGATACCGCGAGGCGACTATATGAGCAGGTGCAGGCTGCTTTGCGCAAAGACGGTAATTTTTTGTCGTTGTGCCAGACGCTTACGGTGCTCAATCGGTTGCGACAGCATGGCAGACTGCTGGGACTTGCTGCGGACGAACGGCTGCCGCTGCTCGTAGCAGAGGCTTATAACAATGCGGTAGATAAGCTGCCGGGGCTTTCAGCTATCCATGAGGATGAGCATCCAGCCATTATAGAAGGGCTTAAGCTGCTGGCCATGCTGGCGGAATCGTCTGAGGAGCATTTTCAGAATGCTGCATTTAGAGGGCACTTGAGTGAGCTCCTGTCAGATCGAAGACTCTCTCCTCAATTGGAGGGAGTGGTCATAGCGATATTAGCAGGGCTTGGAGACCGTACGCGTGAGGAGATGGTTGAGCGCGCCAGAAGCTACGTGCGGGGAACGCCTGAGCAGGCCAAGCAGACGGCAAAATATTTGCAAGGGATGTTTGCCGTAGCCCGCGATGCTTTTTTATATGATGATCTGCTGCTCGGCGAATTGAACTACTTAATCGAAGAGCTGCCGAGTGAAGATTTTATTGCGATGGTGCCGGAGCTGCGGCTCGCTTTCACCTACTTTACACCAATGGAAACATCGCTTATTGCAGAGCGGGTTGCTGCACTGCATCAAGCAGAGCCGGGAGAGCTGGAGCGTCCGCCTATTGATGAGCAGACGCTCGTGCAAGCCAAGGCGCTGGATGAAGCCATTCGGAAGGAGTTCGCCGCATGGAGGCTGATATGAACAGGCATGATGAACGAAGTAAGCTGGAGCACGACTATGAGCATGAGCATGAGGAAATAGGGCAGGCCTCGCATGCTCTCTCCGCTTCCAGCGGCCGCACGTCAGCCGAGGCTTTAAATCGCTGGCGGCTTATTCTAGGCGAGGCTGCCGAGGAAGGCTTATGCGAAGCTGAAGGCTATTCGGCTGAACATTTTTCATATACGGAAATGGATGAGCTGCTTGCCTATTTGTATGATCGCGAATATGGGGAGGAGCAGGGGTACAGGAAAACAGGCGGGCGGGGAGCCTCCGCGCTTACCGTTCCCAAGTGGCTGCATAAGGTGCGTGAGCTGTTTCCGAAGCAGACGGTGGAGATATTGGAGAAGCAGGCGCTCGACCGTTATGGGCTGACCGAGCTGCTGACAGATAAGAAGCTGCTGCAATCGCTGGAGCCTAATATGAATTTGCTCAAAAACATCCTGCAATTCAAAGGACGGATGAAGGGCGATGTACTAAGAAGTGCTAAGGAGATCGTTCGTGCGGTAGTGGAAGATTTGCGCCAGAAGCTCGAATCACAGGCGAAAGCGAGCATACTCGGCAAGCGCAGCCGCTACGCTAGCAGCTCCGTGAAGTCACTGCGCAATTTGAATGTTAAGAAAACCATCTCAAGAAATTTGAAAAACTATGATCGCAAAAAAAACCGCTTCGTCATCGACCGTCTTTATTTCGACGGCAATGTGCAGCCGCATAACAAGTGGAACATTATTATTGGCGTGGATGAGAGCGGTAGCATGCTGGACTCGGTCATTTACAGCTCGGTTATGGCGAGTATTTTTTATAAGCTGAATGCCCTGCGAACGCACTTATTTATTTTTGATACTCAGGTTGTCGATTTAACGAGCAGGCTGGAGGACCCCGTGGACTTGTTGATGAACGTTCAACTGGGCGGCGGCACGCATATCGCCAAAGCGCTGCGCTATGGTGAGACACTCATTGAAAACCCAGGCAAAACGATTTACATTTTGGTCAGCGATTTGGAGGAGGGCTACCCGATCCAGCATATGTATAAGGCTTGCAAGGATATTTTGGACGCAGGCTGCAAGCTGCTCGTGCTGACCGCACTCGATTTTAACGGGGACTCTGTTTATAACAAGCATGCGGCTCAGACGCTCACCAATATGGGAGCTCATGTCGCGGCGATTACACCAAATGAGCTGGCCGATTGGATCGGCGATATTATAACTTAATTTTTGGGAGGACTAACATAATGATAACGGAAAACCGCGAAATTGAAGCCTTGGTTGAAAGGTTTGCAGAAGCACTCTCCCAGGAGTATTCGAAAAATACGGACCGCAGCGCAAGCATCATTGATTATGTGATGGGCAAAGCAGAAGAGTTCCCGGATTTGCTGCCTGATTCGATGCAATATGCCTACCGTTCAATGGATCTGTTTGAGAAGCTTGCGAAGAAGGATGACGGCGATGTGTTTTTTCGTGCGGGTGCGCTCATGCTGCGAATGGGGCTCAATGCTAGCCGAAGCTATTATTGGCAGGGGTATAGCCTTAATATCTGCATGGGGGCCGAGCATTATGCTCTAGGACTGGCGGGAAAAAGCAAAGCGGGAAGCCAGCGCTTGCAGGCGCTGCTGCCACGAATGGAGAAAATACATAAATTTGCCGGAGATAAGGCGATTATAGATGAGCTGAAAAGCAGAGTTAGCAAGTGCAATTTTGGCAAAAAGGAGGGTGGAGATACAGGCATTATTATAAATACGCTGCTGCTTCTAAAGCTGTACTTCCTGCTTGATGATTCGTCGACCCATCAATTTAACAGCCAAAGACTGGCAAGCGAGTTTCCCGAAATACTGCAAGCGGTGCTGGCTGAACATACGGAGCAGCTGCGCGAGCTGCTGAATGCTGCGGTGAGGCAGCTCCTTGCAGCGTCCTTCAAATCAAAGGAGAACCAGTCCGTTCGGGAGCTAAGTGTGGATTTTATAAAGAGCCAACGTGAGAAAACGATTGCGGCTCGTTATCCCGATCTCCAACTAAAGGAGAACGGGGAAGTTACCCGTATTCAATTTAATCAGACATTGACCCAAATTCATAGCGCTTTGTTATATGTGATAAACATTAAAGGCGGCAAGCAGCAATTTCTCGATGAGCCGGGAGACATAGGCCAATTGCTGCTTGATGCAGTCAGAACGCTGCATGAAGTTTATCCGCTTGAAGTCCGCTATCATCTGCTTGTTATTGATAGACGTGCCAAAAATTCGGACGAGCTGCTGGAGGGCATTATTCCATTGAATGAGCCCTATGAGTTAATTGAAAGGGTAAGTGGCGAGCTCAATAGCTATATGGTGCCGTGGAATGCGCTGCAAAGCTACGTGCTTAGTGCGCCGGACAAGGCTTTGCGTGCTTATGAAATTTTACGTTCGGCGTATTACAAAGCGTATTTGCACAAGGTGCTCACAGATGGCGGGATCGCATTGCCGACAGAAGCGGGCACACTTACACAAGCGGTATTCGCGGTATTGAGGGGGCAATCGGAGGGAGGACGTCATGGTCTGTTTCTCGCCCGTTATTTAGAAGGGGAAACCTCCTTTGAGGATTATTGGAAGGATGAAACAAATCGCTCATTGTTCGATCCGAGGAACCGGGACAGCAAACGCAGAAGCCTGCTCATAGCTGTAAGCTTCTTGCCTCCCGAATCGCCCTATATAAGACGGCTGGCTATTCTAATTACAAGACCAGAATGCGATGCTCTGGCTCTCGTGTCGGAAATGTACAATTCCTATACGTTCAGTGGGCAAAGGCTGCTGGAGCTGTATGGGGACGATTCTGAGGTAGACCGTGAGCGCCTGCTTTCGGGACTGCTGATGCTTAATGGCATGAGAGATTATTACTACCGTTCCATGCCGCAAAGCGAATATCGCTCCATTATTAAAAATAATTTAACGGATTCACTGAAGCAATATAAAAATTTGCCTACCGATTCCCGGCTTACGGTGCTCGATATTGCCTTTGAGGATCGCGATGCTTTGACGCTTGAACAGCTGACGGAAGCAATCCGGGCGGGACTGCTGGATTCTTCTAAGAAGGCGAGCGGGGCTGCGCTGGCTGAATTCAGCCGAGTGCCGGACAAAACGTTATATTTAACGCTTTATCGCACCGAGAAGAAAGCAGCGATTAAAGAGCTGGTGATGGACGCTCTGCGCAGCGTGGAGGGGAGCAAGGAAGCTTACGAGCAATTGCTTTCATCGGAAAAAAGTGAGGACTGGCGCACGCTGATTCAAATTTTGCTGGATACGGCTGATTTAAGTCCTGTGCATGCCCATGCTGCTCTTGCCGAGCAAGCCGATGCCAAAAAAACAGCGCGTCTCAGCTGGCTGTCTGTGAAGGATTTGCCTGATTTAATGGATTTGGAGGGGCAGCAGGTAGATGACCGAATCAAGTCGTATTTGATGCTTCAATCGCTTGATCATACGACGGCACCGAATGAGCGGCTCAATGAACTGCGCTCTTATGTAGATAGCGGTTCGCTTGCCCATTTTGCAGCGGAGCTCATTCAGCTGTGGATTCAAAGCGGGGCGCCTGCGAAGGAAAAATGGGTGCTGTATGTTGGCGCATTGTTTGGCGACCGCCGGCTTATACAAATTTTAGTTCCACAAATTAAGGAGTGGACGGAAAATAGTCGCGGTGCGATGGCAGCGGAAGCGGTTAAAGCTCTATCCTATTTGAAGGAGCCTGCCGCATTAATGGCTATCGACAAAATCAAACGGACTGTAAAAAACAAGCAGGTGAAGGGCGCGGCGGAAGAGGCTTTGCAGCTGGCAGCGGAAAATCAAGGGCTTACGCCGGAGCAGCTTGAAGACCGCCTAGTCACGTCACTTGGTTTTGACGATAAAGGTGTTCAGCAATTCAGCTACGGCGAGCGTACCTTCCAGGTGAAGGTGAACCGTAATCTGGAGGTTGTCGTCATCAATGAAGAGACGGGCAAACCGCTGAAAAGCTTGCCTGCACCGGGGCAAAAGGATAATGCGGAGCTGGCAGCGAAAGCGAAGGCCGCTTTTACGCTGCTCAAAAAGGATTTAAAAGCAATGGTCGGCATCCAAGCGCAGCGGCTGGAGGAGTCGTTGTCCAAGCAGCGGCTGTGGACGGCCGAGGAATGGACAGCACTATTCGTGGGCAATATCGTCATGCAGAAGTTTGCCGTAGGTCTCATTTGGGGCGTGTATGAGCAGGGTGACCTGACGGATACGTTCCGTTATATGGAGGATGGCACCTTTAATACGGTAGACGAAGATGAATACGAGCTTGCTGAGGGTGCGAAAGTTGGTTTGATTCATCCGCTTGAGCTGGATCAGGAAACACTAGAGGGCTGGAAAGCCCAACTGGATGATTATGAAATCAAGCAGCCCTTTGAGCAGTTGAATCGCCAAATTCATCTCTTGGCAGATGGAAGCCAGCAAAGCACGGAATACGAGGAGCTGCCCAGTTCGGAGCTTTCGCCTACAGCTTTCCCTAAAGCGCTTGAGAAATTTGGCTGGTACAAAGGTCAGGCTCAGGATGGCGGCTGGTATAGCGAGCTGTATAAGGACTATGGTGATTTTCTTGCTGAGCTGCGTTTCAGCGGGACTAGCATTACCTATTACGAAGGACTGGAAGACGTTACGCTTGAGCTGCTGCAATTCCATGCGAATGAAAAAGGCCAATATAGCTACTACAGTGATATTCCAGCACTAGCTTTGGGCAAAATTCCGGGTCGTGTATTCAGTGAGACGATCTATGATATTTTGCGGGCTTCAGGACGCTAGCATGTCAGCAGCCGCATTTGAAAAGAGCTTCGAGCAGTTTGCCAAGCTATGCACCGAGGATTATTTGGTTCGACATTCGAACAAGGGCTTATATAATCGGGCGTTAAAGGATATCGGCAAAGGCACTGATGTCAAATATGCTTGGGGAGCCTCCTCCGTTAGCTGTGAGATAAGTGATGGAACGATCTGCACACTGGAAAATACGCTGAATAATTGGAAATGTACGTGTCCATCCGAAAGCCTATGCAAGCATGTGCTAATTGCCATTTTATTTTACGCTGAGCAATTGCCGTCTTCTTCCGCTGAAGATAAAGGAGAGGGAGAAGGCGGCGAAGAGCAACAGCTGGCTGGAAACGCTGATCGCTTTAATTGGCTGCTTGCGGCAGAGCTTGCTCCACTCCTTAAACCGTTTAATGTTTCCCTTGTGGAGGAGGTGCTGTTTCGGCTGCGCTACCCGGAAGAGCTGGAGGTGACAGAAAATGCGCTTCTTACGGTCTGTCTCAAGCTTCAAGGAGCTGAGGTTTCTTTCACTGAGGAAGCAAATCCTTCTAAGGCGCTTTGCAAAATAAAGGAGAGGTCAGGCGAGCTGTTGAAGCTGGAAGCCTTGTTGCGTTACCGCGCTTTAAAGGAGCTGGATGATCAGGAGGCACTGCGCGGCAAGGTGTATAAGGTCTCTTTTTCGTTAAATACCGTAAGGGAATGCAAAGAGCTGCTTACTGCGATGCTGCGGACGGGACTTGCCCGTCTTCCCCAGTCGTACATGGCACAGCTGGAGACGCTGGCTATCACAGCACGCAGTGGCCAGCTGCCGGACGTGGAGCGCGGCTTGCGCGGTATTCAGGGGGAGCTTGCGCTGTTTTTCAACAGGCATGTGCGATTTTCCATGCAAGAGCTGCTGGATCGCGTCACCAAGCTGTATCTTGCTTTAGAGCTGCTTGAACGGGAGACGCTTCCTGCTGCTCAGAAGGAGCAGCTCATCGGGGCCTTTCGCAGCAAATATTATGCGCTGCCCAAGCTCCGCCTGTACGGTCTCGGCGCCGATCCGTGGGAGACGCGTTCAGGTTATAGGGGCATCACTTATTATATGTACGGACTTGATGATCAGCAGGTATACACCTACAGTGATGCTCGCGCGGTGTATTACGAAGGCAGTGAATTTTCATTTGCCAAGCATTATGCCAGCTATTCGCCTTGGCTTGCGAGCTTGACGATGCGCCAGTTTGCGGGAGAAGAGCTGGTGTTCGAGCACATTAAAGTGAACGAGGAGCGCAGAATATCCTCAGGCGAGGGAGCGAGCCTTACGCTTGTTGCCCGGCAGTCCATTAATGCCATTAATGTGGGGCCGCTCACCTCGGATTTGCCAGCTTTGCGGCAGGCTGGAGTGGGGCAGCCGACCTTATTTTCAGATGCAAAGGAACGGCTTGTCTTAATTAAGCTGGCGCGAATGACAGGAAATCGGTTCGATAAAAGCTCGCAGAGCCTCATACTCGAAGTAGAGGATGAAGCAGGCGAGCAGTTGGAGCTGGTTCTTCCTTATCAAACGGATTGGGAAAAAACCGTTAAACGTTTGGAAGCTGGTTACGGTGCCGCATCGCTGGAACAGTTTTATGCATTTGTGCGTATAGAGGGCGGTCAGGCTTATCCGATTAGCTTCTTGCATAATACGAAGTTGATCAGCTTAAAGCTGGATATGTAGGGCAAATAAGCAATTGGCAAAAGGAGCGGCAGGAATGGCTTTAGAGCAGGTTTACGATAGCTTGCAGCGGCTGCGCAGCTGGTTTGAGGAGCTGCTGCTTCGCGGGACCGCACAGCTTGCCTTGAAGGATATTGAATGGCTGGAGCGGGAGGCGGAGGAGGCTGTTCGACTGCAAATGGAATTTCTATCTGCATTGTTGCAGCAAGTGGCAGCCGAAGGGCGCAAAATCGTGCTGGGAGGCGGAGAGGAGCAGCACTTCCTCTTTCATAGCTCCCGTCTGTACCAGTACGTTCAGCTGGCTGGGCAAAGGTAAGCAGCTTTTATATAGAAACTCTGACGCTGATTTACTAGGGCGTCTTTGAGCATGTAAAAAAAGAAGAAATCGGACAATGCGGCGAGGCGCAGGTCGGTTTCTTCTTTTTTTTGCAATAATAATAGAATGATGGCCTAGTCTGCAAGCGGGATGAGAATAGTGAATTGCGGATTCGGAGCATAGGGGTCACGGCTCATTGGATAAAGCTCCAAATGCGTCAGGCCATCGGAAAGCGGCTTATGCCCGTTCTGCTTGATCCAGTTATATACGTATTTGTAGGATTCCTCTATGTTTTCGTTCGCATGATGATCGTATATGGCATAGGTCAGATGAGGGATAGAAAAACTGTACATGCCTTCGGGTACACAGCCTACAGCCTCTGCCTGAACGGCCGCATAATGAGTAAAGCCCGTGCTAGTCATGTGATAAGAAAGCCCGAGCAGCTGATTGCGCTTCCTTACATGATTAATCTCCGTCACACGCTGCTGTAGTTGCTTCTGTACCTCTTTAATTCCGCCTGCCGCCGCTTCGGCAAAGGTGCCTTCCCATTTCAGTCCTACGACGTGAAAAGCTTCACGCTCTTTAAGGACCACCTCTTTCAAAACGTTCATTCTAATCCCTCCTGTGCTGGATTATTTGCCATTCGAGCGTAATCGGCTGTCGCCATCCTTTGGCGGCAACCTTCCGTTACCCGTAGAAATATAGAGAAGGTACGGTGAAATCATGTACTTTCTTTCCTAATATTCCAAGCAAAAATTGTAAGTAGAATGCTTACATTTTCCTAAACCGTTGCACGTCAACTGCCGATTTTCCATAATGTTCAGCCGTTTAGAAACTACTCTATTAGTTCTCTATAAAGAGGGGATTTCCTTTTGCATTTATGGAAAAATGAAGGTCTAAATCGAGAGAAGCATGGCGACAATAAATGCTAGAGAAGACTTTTGAGAGGAAGGAAGGGTGACTAATGATGATTCATTCAAAATATCAAACGATCGCTCAGCAGGAGGATACGGATATATGGCAAGAGCTGCCGCAGGTGCTAATACATCGTATGCTTCAGCGTGTGGAAGGCGTTCTGCTAGGCAAGAGAGAATTGGTCAGGCAAATGTTTACCGCGTTGCTGGCAGGTGGGCATGTGCTGCTTGAGGATAAGCCGGGGGTCGGCAAAACCGTGCTTGCAGAAGCCTGTGCTCGTGTCATTGGCGGGGAGTTCAAGCGCATTCAGTTCACATCGGACATGCTGCCTTCGGATGTGCTCGGCGGAGCGGTATGGGATGCGGCTAGAGGCGAGCTGAAGTATGTAACCGGCCCAATCATGGGCAATGTCGTGCTGGCGGATGAAATTAACCGTGCTTCTCCCCGCACGCAATCTGCCTTGCTTGAAGCGATGGAGGAGCGGCGGATTACGGTGGATGGAGAGACAAGGTCGCTCCCGTCGCCGTTTATGCTGATTGCTACGCAAAATCCGCTGCGTTTTGAAGGGACGAGCAGGCTGCCGGAGGCACAGCTCGACCGTTTTATGATGCGGCTGTCTATCGGGTATCCCGAGCCGCAGTTTGAGCAGCAATTGCTGGAGCAATATGCTGATGGGCAGCGGCAAGAGCCTCATAAAATCAGGCCCGTGCTTATGCCGGAGGAATGGCTGAGGATGCAGCGGGAAGTGCGCTTGGCCCACGTGCATCCTGCTCTGATTGAATACATGGTGCAGGTGGCGGACGCTTCGCGGAAAATGCCTGAGCTGTCGCTTGCGATGAGCCCGCGTGCCGGCAGGGACTGGTTGAGAGCGGCGCAGGCCTTAGCTTATTTAGAAGGCAGAGGTTATGTGCTGCCAGATGATTTGCTAGCGACAGGCGAAGCGGTGCTGACGCATCGGCTGGAGGTTTATCCAGGAGCGCCGGGGCGGATGACAGCAGCGCAGCTTGTACAGCAGCTGCTGCACACTACACCGCTGCCAGCCGCCGTGCTGCCGCAGGCTGCAGGAGGGCGGCGCTAATGGCGGTTTCCAGTGCGGATTACGAGGCTGTAAAGATTGAGCAAGGAAAAGCTGCGGAGGGGCAAGCGAAAGCAGCGAGTAATGAGCAAGCAGATGAGGAGCTTGAGCACGGAAGGCAGAGGCTTGGCCGGACGCGGTGGGGAGCATGGCTGATCCTGCTCGTGGGATGGAGTACTGCTCTAGCGGCTGTTATTCAGCGGGGGCTGGCAGTGGAGTGGTTTATGCTTGCTGTGCTTGGCTGCATCCTGCTGCTTAGCGCAGGATTGCCTTGGCTCGCTATTCAAGGACTAAAGGTGAGCCGTCAGCTTGACGAAGACAAGATTCGCGATGGGGAAGGGGTTGGGGTGCAGCTCATGCTGGGCCGAGCTTATCCTATTCCTTTCGTTTGGCTGGCGCTTGAAGATACGATGGTCAATGGGAGTACGGCGAAGCAGGAGCGAGTCTCCTACCGCTATGCGGCGCAGCTCCATTTTGAAACGGAATTGGCGCTTAGTTACAGAGCGCAGCTTATTCGGCGCGGGGAGCACAGCTTTGAGGCAGTTACCGTTAGAGTAAGCGATTATTTAGGATTAACGGCAGTGAGCCGAACGTTTGCTTGCCGCAGCGAGCTGCTT
This window encodes:
- a CDS encoding MoxR family ATPase; protein product: MMIHSKYQTIAQQEDTDIWQELPQVLIHRMLQRVEGVLLGKRELVRQMFTALLAGGHVLLEDKPGVGKTVLAEACARVIGGEFKRIQFTSDMLPSDVLGGAVWDAARGELKYVTGPIMGNVVLADEINRASPRTQSALLEAMEERRITVDGETRSLPSPFMLIATQNPLRFEGTSRLPEAQLDRFMMRLSIGYPEPQFEQQLLEQYADGQRQEPHKIRPVLMPEEWLRMQREVRLAHVHPALIEYMVQVADASRKMPELSLAMSPRAGRDWLRAAQALAYLEGRGYVLPDDLLATGEAVLTHRLEVYPGAPGRMTAAQLVQQLLHTTPLPAAVLPQAAGGRR
- a CDS encoding VWA domain-containing protein, which encodes MNRHDERSKLEHDYEHEHEEIGQASHALSASSGRTSAEALNRWRLILGEAAEEGLCEAEGYSAEHFSYTEMDELLAYLYDREYGEEQGYRKTGGRGASALTVPKWLHKVRELFPKQTVEILEKQALDRYGLTELLTDKKLLQSLEPNMNLLKNILQFKGRMKGDVLRSAKEIVRAVVEDLRQKLESQAKASILGKRSRYASSSVKSLRNLNVKKTISRNLKNYDRKKNRFVIDRLYFDGNVQPHNKWNIIIGVDESGSMLDSVIYSSVMASIFYKLNALRTHLFIFDTQVVDLTSRLEDPVDLLMNVQLGGGTHIAKALRYGETLIENPGKTIYILVSDLEEGYPIQHMYKACKDILDAGCKLLVLTALDFNGDSVYNKHAAQTLTNMGAHVAAITPNELADWIGDIIT
- a CDS encoding DUF4132 domain-containing protein, producing the protein MITENREIEALVERFAEALSQEYSKNTDRSASIIDYVMGKAEEFPDLLPDSMQYAYRSMDLFEKLAKKDDGDVFFRAGALMLRMGLNASRSYYWQGYSLNICMGAEHYALGLAGKSKAGSQRLQALLPRMEKIHKFAGDKAIIDELKSRVSKCNFGKKEGGDTGIIINTLLLLKLYFLLDDSSTHQFNSQRLASEFPEILQAVLAEHTEQLRELLNAAVRQLLAASFKSKENQSVRELSVDFIKSQREKTIAARYPDLQLKENGEVTRIQFNQTLTQIHSALLYVINIKGGKQQFLDEPGDIGQLLLDAVRTLHEVYPLEVRYHLLVIDRRAKNSDELLEGIIPLNEPYELIERVSGELNSYMVPWNALQSYVLSAPDKALRAYEILRSAYYKAYLHKVLTDGGIALPTEAGTLTQAVFAVLRGQSEGGRHGLFLARYLEGETSFEDYWKDETNRSLFDPRNRDSKRRSLLIAVSFLPPESPYIRRLAILITRPECDALALVSEMYNSYTFSGQRLLELYGDDSEVDRERLLSGLLMLNGMRDYYYRSMPQSEYRSIIKNNLTDSLKQYKNLPTDSRLTVLDIAFEDRDALTLEQLTEAIRAGLLDSSKKASGAALAEFSRVPDKTLYLTLYRTEKKAAIKELVMDALRSVEGSKEAYEQLLSSEKSEDWRTLIQILLDTADLSPVHAHAALAEQADAKKTARLSWLSVKDLPDLMDLEGQQVDDRIKSYLMLQSLDHTTAPNERLNELRSYVDSGSLAHFAAELIQLWIQSGAPAKEKWVLYVGALFGDRRLIQILVPQIKEWTENSRGAMAAEAVKALSYLKEPAALMAIDKIKRTVKNKQVKGAAEEALQLAAENQGLTPEQLEDRLVTSLGFDDKGVQQFSYGERTFQVKVNRNLEVVVINEETGKPLKSLPAPGQKDNAELAAKAKAAFTLLKKDLKAMVGIQAQRLEESLSKQRLWTAEEWTALFVGNIVMQKFAVGLIWGVYEQGDLTDTFRYMEDGTFNTVDEDEYELAEGAKVGLIHPLELDQETLEGWKAQLDDYEIKQPFEQLNRQIHLLADGSQQSTEYEELPSSELSPTAFPKALEKFGWYKGQAQDGGWYSELYKDYGDFLAELRFSGTSITYYEGLEDVTLELLQFHANEKGQYSYYSDIPALALGKIPGRVFSETIYDILRASGR
- a CDS encoding GyrI-like domain-containing protein, with the protein product MNVLKEVVLKEREAFHVVGLKWEGTFAEAAAGGIKEVQKQLQQRVTEINHVRKRNQLLGLSYHMTSTGFTHYAAVQAEAVGCVPEGMYSFSIPHLTYAIYDHHANENIEESYKYVYNWIKQNGHKPLSDGLTHLELYPMSRDPYAPNPQFTILIPLAD